The following coding sequences are from one Pasteurellaceae bacterium RH1A window:
- a CDS encoding rod shape-determining protein MreD: protein MRGNPIFQLLVLIAIFVVAFVLEIMPWPAGFQGLRPTWIVLVLLYWTLALPNKINVGTAFAAGIVWDLILGSILGIHALVLSFAIYFVAKYHLILRNLSLWLQSLLVMGFIVLIRCAIFLVEFILHSAEFNSQELAGAVISGVLWPWIFLLMRHIRRGLHLR from the coding sequence ATGCGAGGCAACCCAATTTTTCAACTGCTGGTCTTAATCGCCATTTTTGTGGTGGCCTTTGTGCTGGAAATTATGCCTTGGCCAGCAGGCTTTCAAGGTCTACGTCCAACCTGGATTGTGTTGGTGCTGCTTTATTGGACTCTGGCTTTACCCAATAAAATTAACGTTGGCACAGCCTTTGCCGCAGGCATTGTTTGGGATCTGATTCTAGGCTCTATCTTGGGCATTCACGCCCTGGTTTTGTCCTTTGCCATTTATTTTGTGGCCAAATACCACCTGATTTTACGCAACCTCTCCCTTTGGTTACAAAGCCTCTTGGTCATGGGCTTTATTGTGCTGATTCGCTGTGCCATTTTCTTGGTGGAATTTATTTTACACAGTGCAGAATTTAACAGCCAAGAGTTAGCTGGGGCGGTCATTAGTGGCGTACTTTGGCCTTGGATCTTCTTGTTGATGCGCCATATCCGCCGAGGCTTGCATTTGCGTTAG
- a CDS encoding excinuclease ABC subunit B: MTKHGKPFILHSPFKPSGDQPSAIAKLTEGLNDGLAHQTLLGVTGSGKTFTIANVIATLNRPAMLLAPNKTLAAQLYAEMKAFFPENAVEYFVSYYDYYQPEAYVPSSDTFIEKDASINEQIEQMRLSATKSFLERRDTIVVASVSAIYGLGDVDAYMQMMLHLQVGAIMNQREILTRLAELQYTRNDQAFQRSTFRVRGEVIDIFPAESDEVALRVELFDDEIENLSLFDPLTGHSLGKVPRYTVYPKSHYVTPRERILEAIEQIKEELADRRTYLIKENKLVEEQRLAQRTQFDIEMMNELGYCSGIENYSRYLSGRKEGQPPPTLFDYMPADGLLIIDESHVTVPQIGGMYRGDRARKETLVQYGFRLPSALDNRPLRFEEFEALSPQTIYVSATPGPYELEKSNGDVVDQVVRPTGLLDPLIEVRPVATQVDDLLSEIHKRVEVDERVLVTTLTKKMAEDLTDYLDEHGVRVRYLHSDIDTVERVEIIHDLRKGMFDVLVGINLLREGLDMPEVSLVAILDADKEGFLRSERSLIQTIGRAARNLNGKAILYGDRITNSMQKAIQETERRREKQQKYNEEQGITPQALNKKVGELLDIGQTDKPKRSKQAVKKDQKLASDFVPKSRKDLEKELKRLEAQMRDFAKDLEFEKAAAVRDQIQQLRLALLEV, from the coding sequence ATGACCAAACACGGCAAACCCTTTATCCTCCACAGCCCCTTTAAGCCCTCGGGCGATCAGCCCTCGGCCATTGCCAAATTAACCGAAGGGCTTAATGATGGCCTGGCCCACCAAACCCTTTTGGGGGTAACAGGTTCGGGCAAGACCTTCACCATCGCAAACGTGATTGCCACCCTTAACCGCCCGGCCATGCTACTCGCACCCAATAAGACCCTGGCCGCCCAGCTCTATGCCGAAATGAAGGCCTTTTTCCCTGAAAATGCGGTGGAATACTTCGTTTCCTACTACGACTACTACCAGCCTGAGGCCTATGTGCCCAGCAGCGATACCTTTATTGAAAAGGATGCCTCCATCAACGAGCAGATCGAGCAAATGCGGCTGTCTGCTACCAAGTCTTTCTTGGAACGGCGGGATACCATCGTGGTGGCCTCGGTGTCGGCCATTTACGGCTTGGGGGATGTGGATGCCTATATGCAGATGATGTTGCACTTGCAGGTGGGGGCTATTATGAACCAGCGGGAGATCCTCACTCGCCTGGCCGAACTCCAATACACCCGTAACGATCAGGCCTTCCAGCGTTCCACCTTCCGAGTGCGGGGCGAGGTGATTGACATCTTCCCAGCCGAATCGGACGAGGTGGCCCTGCGGGTCGAACTGTTTGATGATGAAATCGAAAACCTCTCCCTCTTCGACCCGCTGACTGGCCACAGCCTGGGCAAGGTTCCCCGCTATACGGTCTATCCAAAGAGCCATTATGTGACTCCAAGGGAGCGGATTTTAGAGGCTATTGAACAAATCAAGGAGGAGCTGGCCGACCGCCGAACCTATCTGATCAAGGAAAACAAGCTGGTGGAAGAACAACGCCTGGCCCAACGCACCCAATTCGATATTGAGATGATGAACGAGCTGGGCTACTGTTCGGGCATTGAAAACTACTCCCGCTACCTGTCGGGCAGAAAAGAGGGCCAGCCACCGCCAACCCTCTTTGACTATATGCCGGCTGATGGTCTGCTGATTATTGATGAATCCCACGTTACCGTGCCGCAAATTGGCGGGATGTATCGGGGCGACCGAGCAAGAAAAGAAACCCTGGTGCAATACGGCTTCCGCCTACCTTCAGCCCTGGACAACCGCCCGCTTCGTTTTGAGGAATTTGAAGCTCTTTCGCCTCAAACCATTTATGTGTCCGCCACCCCAGGCCCCTACGAGTTGGAGAAATCCAACGGCGATGTGGTCGATCAGGTGGTGCGGCCAACGGGGCTTTTAGATCCGCTGATTGAGGTACGACCTGTTGCTACCCAGGTGGATGATCTCCTGTCTGAAATCCATAAGCGAGTGGAGGTGGACGAAAGGGTCTTGGTCACTACCCTAACAAAAAAAATGGCCGAGGACTTGACCGATTACTTGGACGAACACGGGGTGCGGGTGCGTTACCTGCACAGCGACATCGACACGGTAGAACGGGTGGAAATTATCCACGACCTGCGTAAGGGGATGTTCGATGTGCTGGTGGGGATCAACCTGCTTCGAGAAGGTTTAGATATGCCAGAGGTTTCGCTGGTGGCTATTCTTGATGCAGATAAGGAGGGCTTCTTACGTTCCGAACGCTCCCTGATTCAGACCATCGGCCGAGCCGCCCGTAATCTCAACGGCAAGGCCATTCTTTATGGTGATCGGATTACTAATTCAATGCAAAAGGCCATTCAAGAGACCGAACGCCGCCGAGAGAAGCAGCAGAAATACAATGAGGAACAGGGTATTACCCCGCAAGCCCTAAATAAGAAGGTGGGTGAATTGCTGGATATTGGTCAGACTGACAAACCAAAAAGGAGCAAGCAAGCGGTCAAAAAAGACCAAAAACTTGCAAGTGATTTTGTGCCGAAGTCCCGCAAGGATTTGGAAAAAGAACTCAAGCGTTTGGAGGCCCAAATGCGAGACTTTGCTAAGGACTTGGAGTTTGAAAAAGCGGCTGCGGTGCGGGATCAGATCCAGCAGCTTAGGTTGGCCTTGTTAGAGGTCTAA
- a CDS encoding transcriptional regulator, translating to MKTLAQFLDEFSPTDRKEIEQKAEELMLESGLSTLRQELALSQKDMAKSLGISQPAIAQIEQRGNDLRLSTLKRYIETMGGKLSLSVEMPTGDIRIFQI from the coding sequence ATGAAAACGCTCGCACAATTTCTTGATGAATTTAGCCCAACCGATCGCAAAGAGATCGAGCAAAAGGCCGAGGAGCTGATGCTTGAAAGCGGCTTATCCACCTTGCGGCAGGAATTGGCACTTTCCCAAAAAGATATGGCCAAAAGTTTAGGTATCTCCCAGCCTGCGATTGCACAAATTGAACAAAGAGGAAATGATTTACGACTTTCAACACTAAAACGCTATATTGAAACCATGGGCGGTAAACTTAGCCTTTCAGTAGAAATGCCAACAGGGGATATTCGTATTTTTCAGATATAA
- a CDS encoding rod shape-determining protein MreC — translation MKPIFAKSPSLGLRLFFAITLSIICILTDGRTTAMIQVRNWLETAVSGLYYFANTPRSVLDGVSNNFIDNNKLQLENQALKDQLREKNADLLLLDQLKVENQRLRLLLSSPLRQDEYKKVAEVLAAEMDNYRQQVVINQGRNDGAFVGQPIIDERGVVGQVISVGEKSSRVLLISDVTHAVPVQVLRNDVRAIANGTGHNDELLLDNLPRTVDIAKGDVLVTSGLGGRFPEGYPVAVVESVSNDGKTHFARVVARPLASLDRLRYLLLLWPTSEEVRKAQSISPQDVRDAVEERRQSLNPLERLKNGMKKTPIKEDSREEAQDDDLGENPASLPEQEEDGINHSTEEGAE, via the coding sequence ATGAAGCCAATTTTTGCTAAATCCCCCTCCCTGGGCCTACGCCTATTTTTTGCTATCACCCTGTCTATCATCTGTATTCTTACAGATGGCCGCACGACAGCCATGATACAAGTACGCAACTGGCTTGAAACCGCAGTAAGTGGCCTCTATTATTTTGCCAATACCCCGCGTTCCGTCCTAGATGGTGTCAGTAATAACTTTATTGATAACAACAAACTTCAGCTTGAAAACCAGGCTTTAAAGGATCAGCTGCGTGAAAAAAATGCCGATCTGCTTTTGCTTGATCAGCTCAAGGTGGAAAACCAGCGCCTGCGCCTCCTATTAAGTTCCCCTCTGCGTCAAGATGAATATAAAAAAGTGGCAGAAGTTTTGGCCGCTGAAATGGATAACTACCGCCAGCAGGTGGTCATCAACCAGGGCCGAAATGATGGTGCCTTTGTGGGGCAGCCTATTATTGATGAACGGGGCGTGGTCGGCCAGGTCATTTCGGTGGGGGAAAAGAGCAGTCGAGTGCTACTGATTAGTGATGTGACCCACGCTGTGCCAGTTCAGGTCTTGCGTAATGATGTGCGAGCCATTGCCAATGGCACGGGCCATAATGATGAACTCTTGCTGGATAACCTGCCCCGTACGGTGGATATTGCCAAGGGCGATGTCTTAGTTACCTCTGGCCTGGGTGGCCGTTTTCCTGAAGGTTATCCTGTTGCGGTGGTGGAATCGGTGTCAAATGACGGCAAGACCCACTTCGCCCGAGTGGTTGCCCGTCCGCTGGCTTCTCTGGATCGTTTGCGGTATTTGCTCCTGCTTTGGCCAACCAGCGAAGAGGTGCGTAAGGCACAAAGCATTTCGCCACAAGATGTGCGTGATGCGGTGGAAGAGCGCCGCCAAAGCCTCAACCCGCTAGAACGCCTTAAAAATGGTATGAAAAAGACCCCTATCAAGGAAGACAGCAGGGAAGAAGCACAGGATGATGACCTAGGTGAAAACCCAGCCAGCCTGCCTGAGCAAGAAGAGGACGGCATCAACCACAGCACAGAAGAAGGAGCAGAATAA
- a CDS encoding guanosine-3',5'-bis(diphosphate) 3'-pyrophosphohydrolase: MLLSQKAAQFAQQAHQNQLDKAGQPYIYHLKFVADLLSHEDDIVIATAWLHDSVEDTQMSLGEISVLFGQAIAKAVEAITKRKGESYQDYLGRVKANEIARKVKIADLTHNMDLSRLPNPTEKDRLRQQKYQQAKHFLLT, from the coding sequence ATGTTACTTTCCCAAAAAGCCGCACAGTTTGCTCAGCAAGCACATCAAAATCAGCTTGATAAAGCTGGGCAACCTTATATCTATCATTTGAAGTTTGTTGCAGATTTGCTTTCTCATGAAGATGATATAGTGATAGCAACCGCTTGGTTACACGATAGTGTAGAAGATACCCAGATGTCTTTGGGAGAGATTTCAGTTTTATTTGGCCAAGCCATTGCTAAAGCGGTTGAGGCAATAACTAAACGCAAGGGGGAATCTTACCAAGATTACTTGGGGCGTGTGAAGGCCAATGAAATTGCTCGAAAAGTTAAAATAGCGGATTTGACACATAATATGGATTTATCTCGTTTACCTAACCCAACAGAAAAAGATAGATTGCGCCAGCAAAAATATCAACAAGCCAAGCACTTCTTACTAACCTAG
- a CDS encoding toxin YoeB: MKLIFSNEAWDDYLYWQQYDKTLLKRINTLIKDIRREPFAGIGKPEPLRYNLSGFWSRRINDEHRLVYSVENDAILIASCRYHYGE; this comes from the coding sequence ATGAAGCTGATTTTTTCTAATGAGGCTTGGGATGATTACCTTTACTGGCAGCAATATGATAAGACCTTGCTAAAGCGAATAAACACGCTTATCAAAGATATTCGCCGTGAACCTTTTGCGGGTATTGGTAAGCCTGAACCTTTGCGATATAACTTAAGTGGCTTTTGGTCCCGTCGTATTAATGATGAGCATCGCCTGGTTTATAGCGTAGAAAATGATGCTATTTTGATAGCATCTTGTCGTTATCATTATGGAGAATAA
- a CDS encoding catalase, which translates to MSKCPFDHKSLTTAAGSPVVDNDNTMSAGPKGPLLLQDVWFQEKLAHFARERIPERVVHAKGSAAFGTFTVTHDISKYTKAALFNQVGKQTEVLLRFSTVAGERGAADAERDVRGFSLKFYTEQGNWDLVGNNTPVFFIRDPLKFPDFIHTQKRNPQTNLRDANAAWDFWARHPESMHQVMILHSDRGIPATLRHMNGYGSHTFSFVNEANERFWVKFHFKTQQGHKHFTNEEAAKVVGQDRESSQRDLFEAIERGDFPRWTVQVQIMPEADAHKHNYAFDLTKVWPHADYPVMDVGVLELNRNPANYFAEVEQAAFAPSNIVSGIGFSPDRMLQGRLFSYQDAQRYRLGVNHHQIPVNAPKCPYHTTHRDGAMRVDNNGGANPNYAPNRFNTYVPSHDQQPELALERGAAHFDFRGYDEDYYSQPAALYALFSQEEKDRLAANYAASLSGVEQSILDMQMVHFEKINPELANAIRQHLAK; encoded by the coding sequence ATGTCAAAATGTCCATTTGATCACAAAAGCCTAACCACAGCCGCTGGTAGCCCTGTTGTTGATAACGACAACACCATGTCAGCCGGCCCGAAAGGCCCTTTGCTTTTGCAAGATGTTTGGTTCCAAGAAAAATTAGCCCACTTCGCCCGTGAGCGTATTCCTGAGCGTGTGGTGCATGCCAAGGGTTCTGCGGCCTTTGGTACCTTCACTGTTACCCACGACATCAGCAAATACACCAAGGCTGCCCTTTTCAACCAAGTTGGCAAGCAAACCGAAGTCCTCTTGCGTTTCTCAACCGTAGCGGGTGAACGTGGTGCGGCCGATGCCGAGCGTGATGTACGTGGTTTCTCCCTCAAATTCTACACCGAGCAAGGCAACTGGGATTTAGTGGGCAACAACACGCCGGTCTTCTTTATCCGTGATCCGCTCAAGTTCCCAGACTTCATTCACACCCAAAAACGCAACCCACAAACCAACCTGCGTGATGCCAATGCGGCTTGGGATTTCTGGGCTCGTCACCCTGAATCCATGCATCAAGTGATGATCCTTCACTCAGACCGTGGTATTCCAGCCACCCTTCGCCACATGAACGGTTACGGCAGCCACACCTTCAGCTTTGTGAACGAAGCCAATGAGCGTTTCTGGGTTAAATTCCACTTTAAAACCCAGCAAGGCCACAAGCACTTCACCAATGAAGAAGCGGCTAAAGTGGTGGGTCAAGACCGTGAATCCAGCCAGCGTGATCTCTTTGAAGCCATTGAACGTGGCGACTTCCCACGTTGGACAGTGCAAGTACAAATTATGCCAGAGGCCGATGCCCACAAGCACAACTATGCCTTCGACTTAACCAAAGTATGGCCACACGCTGACTACCCAGTGATGGATGTAGGTGTACTTGAGCTTAACCGCAACCCAGCCAACTACTTTGCTGAAGTAGAGCAGGCTGCCTTTGCACCGAGCAATATCGTCTCAGGCATCGGTTTCTCGCCAGACCGTATGCTCCAAGGCCGCTTGTTCTCTTACCAAGATGCACAGCGTTACCGCTTGGGCGTAAACCACCACCAAATCCCAGTGAACGCACCAAAATGCCCATACCACACCACTCACCGTGATGGGGCAATGCGGGTGGACAACAACGGCGGTGCCAACCCGAATTACGCACCAAACCGTTTCAACACCTATGTGCCAAGCCACGATCAGCAACCTGAATTGGCTTTAGAGCGCGGTGCTGCCCACTTTGATTTCCGTGGCTACGATGAGGATTACTACTCACAGCCAGCCGCCCTTTACGCCCTTTTCTCTCAAGAAGAAAAAGACCGTCTAGCGGCCAACTACGCAGCGAGCTTGTCAGGTGTCGAGCAATCTATTTTAGATATGCAAATGGTTCACTTTGAGAAGATCAACCCAGAATTAGCAAACGCCATTCGCCAACATCTGGCCAAATAA
- a CDS encoding recombination factor protein RarA: protein MKSSLSLDFTEDFRPLSARMRPRNLNEYIGQSHIVGPGKPLRRAIEAGHSHSMIFWGPPGTGKTTLAEIIAHQLDAEVERISAVTSGIKEIREAIEIAKRNQQTGRRTLLFVDEVHRFNKSQQDAFLPHIEDGTIIFIGATTENPSFELNNALLSRARIYILKSLTSTEIQQVLAQALADEERGLGREKIILEDEVIDLLADYVNGDARFALNCLELMVDMAEGSPQGKVLNKALLVDVLGERQARFDKGGDRYYDLISALHKSIRGSSPDGALYWYARILTAGGDPLYVARRLLAIASEDIGNADPRAMQVALSAWDCFTRVGAYEGERAIAQAVIYLAVAPKSNAVYQAFNQAKKLAQEAKDYDVPPHLRNAPTKLMKELGYGAEYRYAHDEAHAFAAGENYFPPELKDTKFYYPNERGLEKQIKDKVEWIEEQNRLSAKQRYK from the coding sequence ATGAAAAGTAGCCTTTCCCTTGATTTTACCGAAGACTTCCGTCCTCTTTCTGCCCGTATGCGGCCCCGCAATCTCAATGAATATATCGGACAGTCGCACATTGTCGGCCCAGGCAAGCCCTTGCGTCGAGCCATTGAAGCAGGCCACAGCCATTCGATGATTTTCTGGGGGCCGCCAGGCACGGGTAAGACCACCTTGGCCGAAATCATTGCCCACCAACTTGATGCCGAAGTGGAGAGGATTTCAGCCGTGACCAGCGGCATTAAAGAAATCCGAGAAGCCATAGAGATTGCCAAACGCAACCAACAAACAGGCCGCCGTACCCTCTTGTTTGTGGATGAAGTCCACCGCTTTAACAAGAGCCAGCAAGATGCCTTCCTACCTCATATTGAAGACGGCACCATCATTTTTATTGGCGCAACTACCGAAAATCCTTCCTTTGAACTCAATAATGCCCTACTTTCACGAGCCAGGATCTACATTCTAAAATCCCTGACCAGCACCGAAATCCAGCAGGTCTTGGCACAAGCACTGGCCGATGAGGAGCGGGGCTTGGGCCGAGAAAAAATCATCTTAGAAGATGAAGTGATTGATCTCTTGGCCGATTATGTCAATGGCGATGCTCGCTTTGCTCTAAATTGCTTGGAGCTGATGGTGGATATGGCGGAAGGATCGCCCCAAGGAAAGGTACTCAATAAGGCGCTTTTGGTGGATGTGCTAGGCGAACGCCAAGCCCGCTTTGACAAGGGCGGAGATCGGTATTACGACCTGATTTCCGCTCTACACAAGTCTATCCGAGGTTCTTCGCCCGATGGCGCTCTTTATTGGTATGCTCGCATTCTCACCGCAGGCGGCGATCCCCTCTATGTGGCCCGCCGCCTTTTGGCCATCGCCTCTGAAGACATTGGCAATGCTGACCCTCGAGCCATGCAAGTAGCGCTCAGCGCCTGGGACTGCTTTACCCGAGTAGGCGCCTATGAGGGCGAGCGAGCCATTGCCCAGGCCGTGATTTATTTGGCGGTTGCTCCAAAAAGTAATGCGGTCTATCAGGCCTTTAACCAGGCCAAGAAACTGGCCCAAGAGGCCAAGGACTATGATGTTCCACCCCATCTTCGCAACGCCCCAACTAAATTGATGAAGGAGCTGGGCTACGGCGCTGAATACCGCTATGCCCACGATGAAGCCCACGCCTTTGCCGCAGGGGAAAACTATTTCCCTCCCGAACTCAAGGATACCAAGTTTTACTACCCCAATGAGCGAGGCTTAGAAAAGCAAATTAAAGACAAGGTGGAATGGATAGAGGAGCAGAATAGGTTGAGTGCCAAGCAGCGTTATAAGTAA
- a CDS encoding deoxyribonuclease — translation MFDSHIHLDQFPPEDIDYILNQPQLSGCLAVSTSLASLQKLAQIQPLASKLHIAAGFHPEQALPSPSEIQALFDWIDENHHRLSAIGEVGLPYYLKKENPSLDYQPYLELLERFIITAKRWDLPLNLHIVYEDTELALALLEKHQISKAHFHWFKASPALINKLLDTAYMVSVTPDILWNAKTQAVVKAFPLKRLMIETDAPYPQEGFMARETVLQLKAVMEQIAVLKGIPVEEVTGQVRENALGFYEFIA, via the coding sequence ATGTTCGACAGCCATATCCACCTAGACCAATTCCCGCCTGAGGATATTGACTACATCCTCAACCAGCCCCAATTATCTGGCTGCCTAGCCGTCAGCACCTCCTTGGCCAGTTTGCAAAAATTGGCCCAAATCCAACCGCTTGCAAGCAAACTCCATATCGCCGCCGGCTTCCACCCTGAACAAGCCCTACCCTCTCCTTCAGAAATCCAAGCCCTCTTTGACTGGATTGATGAAAACCACCATAGATTATCGGCCATCGGCGAAGTCGGCCTGCCCTATTATCTGAAGAAGGAAAACCCAAGCCTTGATTACCAGCCCTATCTTGAGCTGCTTGAGCGTTTTATCATCACCGCCAAGCGGTGGGATTTACCCTTAAATTTGCATATAGTTTATGAAGATACGGAACTGGCTCTAGCCTTGTTAGAAAAACATCAGATCAGTAAGGCACATTTTCACTGGTTTAAGGCCAGCCCTGCCCTTATAAACAAGCTGCTAGATACAGCCTATATGGTCAGTGTTACGCCCGATATTTTATGGAATGCCAAGACCCAGGCCGTAGTAAAAGCCTTTCCGCTCAAGCGTTTGATGATCGAAACTGATGCCCCCTATCCGCAAGAGGGCTTTATGGCTCGAGAAACCGTGCTTCAGCTTAAGGCTGTGATGGAGCAAATTGCTGTTCTGAAAGGCATACCTGTGGAAGAGGTAACTGGGCAGGTGAGAGAAAATGCCTTGGGGTTTTATGAATTTATTGCCTAG
- a CDS encoding restriction endonuclease has translation MSLPMNEITRLEQLDLNRSYSYADYLMWKLKERVEIIKGKIVAMSPAPTRLHQRISMKLTAYFVSVFDNHDCQLYAAPFDVRLPDQNGQIKNVVQPDLCVICDHSKLDDRGCIGAPDLVVEILSMGNSKREIKHKFELYQESGVSEYWVVNPSQEYIQIYVLENGRYIGIAPVSEGEIITSVRFPHLSFSTAKLYEL, from the coding sequence ATGAGCCTGCCTATGAATGAAATTACCCGCCTAGAGCAGTTAGATTTGAATCGTAGTTACAGCTACGCTGATTATCTGATGTGGAAGCTCAAGGAACGGGTGGAAATTATTAAAGGCAAGATTGTTGCCATGTCACCCGCTCCAACACGCCTACACCAGCGGATTTCAATGAAGCTTACCGCTTATTTTGTTAGCGTGTTTGACAACCACGACTGCCAGCTTTACGCAGCTCCCTTTGATGTTCGTTTACCCGATCAAAATGGCCAAATTAAAAACGTGGTTCAGCCAGACTTATGTGTCATTTGCGATCATAGCAAGTTAGACGACAGGGGCTGCATTGGTGCACCTGATTTGGTGGTAGAAATCCTCTCTATGGGCAACTCCAAGCGTGAAATCAAGCATAAGTTTGAGCTATACCAAGAATCAGGTGTGAGTGAGTATTGGGTGGTGAATCCCTCTCAGGAATATATCCAAATTTATGTGTTAGAAAATGGCCGCTATATCGGCATCGCCCCTGTTTCCGAAGGCGAAATCATTACCTCAGTACGATTTCCCCACTTGAGTTTTTCCACGGCCAAGTTATATGAGCTGTAA
- a CDS encoding rod shape-determining protein (functions in MreBCD complex in some organisms), translating into MFKKFRGLFSNDLSIDLGTANTLIYVKGQGIILDEPSVVAVRQDRIGAKSIAAVGNDAKLMLGRTPKSIEAIRPMKDGVIANFFVTEKMLQHFIKQVHSGNFMRPSPRVLVCVPAGATQVERKAIKESAIGAGAREVYLIEEPMAAAIGAGLPVHEATGSMVIDIGGGTTEVAVLSLNGIVHSASVRIGGDKLDEAIVAYVRRHFGSAIGETTAERIKKEIATACIKENDEIKAIEVHGHNLAEGAPRTFELNSKHVLEAIEQPLSGIVEAVKGVLEQCPPELAADIFERGMVLTGGGALLQNLDVLLSQATGVPVIVAEEPLTCVARGGGKALDMIDMHGGDLFSDES; encoded by the coding sequence ATGTTTAAAAAATTTCGAGGACTTTTCTCAAACGACCTTTCTATCGACCTTGGCACAGCCAATACCCTTATCTATGTAAAAGGCCAGGGCATCATCCTTGATGAGCCATCAGTGGTGGCAGTACGTCAAGACCGAATCGGGGCCAAAAGTATTGCAGCCGTGGGCAATGATGCCAAACTCATGCTAGGCCGTACCCCAAAAAGCATTGAAGCCATTCGCCCCATGAAAGATGGCGTGATTGCCAACTTCTTTGTGACAGAAAAAATGCTCCAGCACTTTATCAAACAGGTGCACAGTGGCAATTTTATGCGCCCAAGCCCACGGGTTTTGGTTTGTGTGCCAGCAGGGGCAACTCAGGTTGAACGCAAGGCCATTAAAGAATCGGCCATCGGTGCAGGCGCCCGTGAGGTTTATTTGATTGAAGAGCCAATGGCTGCTGCCATTGGTGCAGGCTTGCCAGTGCATGAAGCGACAGGCTCTATGGTGATTGACATCGGCGGTGGTACAACAGAAGTGGCTGTCTTATCCCTTAACGGCATTGTGCATTCAGCCTCTGTCCGCATTGGTGGCGATAAACTAGATGAAGCCATTGTAGCCTATGTCCGCCGCCATTTTGGTTCTGCTATCGGTGAAACCACGGCAGAACGGATTAAGAAAGAAATTGCCACGGCCTGCATCAAGGAAAATGATGAAATTAAAGCTATTGAAGTGCATGGCCATAACTTGGCAGAAGGGGCGCCGCGTACCTTTGAGCTTAATTCAAAACACGTTTTAGAAGCCATTGAACAGCCTTTAAGTGGCATTGTTGAAGCGGTTAAGGGCGTTTTAGAGCAATGCCCGCCAGAGCTGGCTGCGGATATTTTTGAGCGTGGCATGGTGCTGACAGGCGGTGGCGCACTCTTGCAAAACCTCGATGTCCTCCTTTCCCAAGCCACAGGCGTACCTGTCATTGTGGCCGAAGAGCCGCTAACCTGCGTAGCCCGTGGGGGCGGTAAAGCCCTAGATATGATCGACATGCACGGTGGCGATCTCTTTAGTGACGAAAGCTAA
- a CDS encoding prevent-host-death family protein (Antitoxin that counteracts the effect of the YoeB toxin), whose translation MQTITYSEARQNLAQTMANVVKNVEPMLITRTKGENCVLMSYEQFRSLEETAYLLRSPANAKRLMASIEQLRENQGLERELIE comes from the coding sequence ATGCAAACAATTACTTATTCAGAAGCACGGCAAAACCTTGCTCAAACAATGGCAAACGTAGTGAAAAATGTTGAACCGATGTTGATTACTCGCACCAAGGGCGAAAATTGCGTGCTCATGTCTTATGAACAGTTCCGTTCCTTAGAGGAGACGGCCTATCTTTTACGCTCCCCCGCAAATGCCAAACGCTTAATGGCCAGCATTGAACAATTACGTGAAAACCAAGGTCTTGAGAGAGAGCTGATTGAATGA